The following proteins are encoded in a genomic region of Odontesthes bonariensis isolate fOdoBon6 chromosome 19, fOdoBon6.hap1, whole genome shotgun sequence:
- the LOC142368767 gene encoding uncharacterized protein LOC142368767, whose protein sequence is MPRVSRRSQAARRRVEAAQVQRISIPKASSDFVGRHGTGHRHKVNQWPTSEHTGLSHKLVIPDGSLEKKLVLLIGASHSRSFAYGIVQMKQGCIGVMSTPGADADQLRKEVEEVVLPRDPDAACVVAPSNNLTASINHEEAGRVFEMYLWAVRERCTKVFCIGMIPRLTESRGKQELFQQEYHRRSAKLSSIAEDFPLNRVDLWCYDGVSTISDNKGMRILSDRIWVSAYQFLELSAPKPQVQSRAAPPYKPRFVPRVVMKGVERVPPPPPPEWTTGRYGRKRSHSGESESLSDSPKKRVVPDEIDGTPVVLKECYIPLSPVRFSPDMLVAMEKVSPLAVADVHTGNEWDLVANLVETPIPIEVTLEVSSSSSSASSVIPCVSVLKMLLEDEGPRTTGIKTLLQGLKESLIKSNLDLDLALTDIEKKLCKYFERVEIKGKRDKKVPILLTPDMVSSIQMLGEGPSNIDINKIKETNGNNVTSSEIERQ, encoded by the exons ATGCCACGAGTGAGTCGCCGTTCTCAAGCTGCTCGCCGTCGTGTTGAAGCTGCTCAGGTTCAGCGTATTAGCATACCAAAGGCATCCAGTGACTTTGTTGGGC GTCATGGAACTGGCCATCGCCACAAAGTGAACCAATGGCCAACTAGTGAGCATACTGGGCTCAGTCACAAGCTGGTCATTCCGGATGGGAGTCTTGAAAAGAAA ctgGTTCTTCTCATCGGGGCATCCCATTCGCGGTCATTCGCATATGGCATAGTTCAAATGAAACAAGGCTGCATTGGTGTCATGTCGACTCCAGGGGCTGACGCAGATCAGCTGCGCAAGGAGGTTGAAGAAGTTGTACTTCCTCGTGATCCTGATGCTGCTTGCGTTGTTGCTCCTTCCAACAACCTCACGGCCAGCATTAACCACGAAGAGGCGGGACGGGTCTTTGAGATGTACCTTTGGGCAGTCCGTGAGCGCTGCACTAAG GTTTTCTGTATCGGTATGATTCCACGTTTGACTGAATCCAGGGGTAAACAAGAGTTATTCCAGCAAGAGTACCATCGCAGGTCGGCAAAGCTAA gctcCATTGCTGAGGACTTCCCCCTAAACCGTGTTGATCTGTGGTGTTATGATGGTGTAAGTACAATCTCA gACAATAAAGGGATGCGCATACTCAGTGATCGTATTTGGGTGTCTGCGTATCAGTTCCTGGAGCTGTCTGCACCAAAGCCACAGGTACAGAGTCGGGCAGCTCCTCCGTACAAGCCGAGGTTTGTGCCCCGTGTGGTTATGAAGGGAGTGGAACGCGTTCCACCTCCACCCCCTCCAGAGTGGACAACCGGGAGATACGGCAGGAAG AGGAGCCATTCGGGGGAATCTGAGTCACTCTCTGATTCACCCAAGAAAAGGGTGGTTCCTGATGAG ATTGATGGCACTCCAGTAGTTCTGAAGGAGTGTTACATCCCCCTGAGTCCTGTTCGTTTTTCACCTGATATGTTGGTTGCCATGGAAAAGGTTTCTCCATTGGCAGTTGCAGATGTTCACACAGGCAACGAG TGGGACCTGGTAGCTAATCTTGTGGAAACCCCGATTCCCATTGAGGTCACGCTGGAGGTGAGCAGCAGCAGTTCCTCGGCGTCCTCAGTCATTCCATGTGTCAGCGTGTTGAAGATGCTGCTGGAGGACGAAGGACCCAGAACAACCGGGATCAAAACTCTTCTGCAAGGTTTGAAGGAAAGCCTCATCAAGAG TAATCTAGATCTTGACCTTGCCTTGACCGACATTGAAAAGAAGCTCTGTAAATACTTTGAGCGTGTGGAAATCAAAGGTAAGCGGGACAAAAAGGTCCCCATCTTACTCACCCCAGACATGGTGTCCTCCATACAGATGCTG GGTGAAGGACCCTCAAACATTGACATCAACAAGATTAAGGAAACAAATGGCAACAACGTCACAAGTTCTGAAATTGAAAGACAATGA